Proteins encoded by one window of Vibrio panuliri:
- the recO gene encoding DNA repair protein RecO, whose amino-acid sequence MSSEGLQRCFVLHRRPYSESSLILDVFSEEYGRVTIMSKGARSKRSNLKGALQPFTPLLLKWSGNGSMKTLRQAEPISLGLPLTGINLYSAMYVNELIGRVLMAEVPMPGLFHDYLHALTELAQADNPEPALRRFELALLAAMGYGVDFLHCAGSGEPIDPTMTYRYRDQKGFIASVRLDNLTFKGDELIAISERRFITKPQLQAAKRFTRIALKPYLGGKPLKSRELFLSMVPRARSIKT is encoded by the coding sequence CGAGTCTTATTCTCGATGTCTTTAGTGAGGAGTATGGTCGCGTCACAATTATGTCCAAAGGGGCTCGCAGTAAGCGTTCGAACCTTAAGGGAGCGCTGCAACCATTTACGCCGTTATTGCTTAAATGGTCCGGCAATGGCTCAATGAAAACTTTGCGTCAAGCCGAACCCATCAGCTTAGGCTTGCCGTTAACCGGCATCAATCTCTACTCAGCGATGTACGTTAATGAGTTGATTGGGCGTGTACTGATGGCGGAAGTGCCGATGCCTGGTCTGTTCCATGACTATCTTCATGCCCTGACAGAACTGGCACAAGCTGACAATCCTGAGCCTGCACTAAGACGGTTTGAACTCGCACTTTTAGCGGCAATGGGCTACGGTGTCGATTTTTTGCACTGCGCGGGCAGTGGAGAACCGATAGATCCGACTATGACTTATCGTTATCGTGATCAGAAAGGGTTTATTGCATCGGTCAGGCTTGATAACCTCACGTTCAAGGGTGATGAACTTATCGCTATAAGTGAGCGTAGATTTATAACCAAACCACAATTACAAGCCGCAAAGCGCTTTACTCGTATCGCGCTCAAACCTTACCTTGGCGGCAAACCTTTAAAAAGTCGGGAGCTATTTTTATCAATGGTTCCCAGAGCACGGAGTATTAAAACATGA